In Oscillospiraceae bacterium, the following are encoded in one genomic region:
- the yqeK gene encoding bis(5'-nucleosyl)-tetraphosphatase (symmetrical) YqeK — protein sequence MRIVLYGGAFNPPHAGHRAALQSFSRALHPDLLLVMPTGQSTHKPMPECSPTPTQRLKLCNIMFGNIQNIEISTDEMAQNGANYTVDTVQRLQARYPNAQITVALGGDMLLALHQWYDVKLLCQLVDFAVLSREENINRDDIALQRQATYMQATYQAKITLVPHDPIEAGSYALRQQLMRGEDSPLLSPVMTYIDTHNLYRHPSKRLSIAKIEQLVREILSPKRWQHSLGTAETAADLARCHGVNEDDAYRAGLWHDFTKEENLQKQLQICHSYGIMSSVDENLNLLHSYSSACLAFDVYGESRAVAMAIAAHVCGQIGMSQLAKCAYLADKTEPGRNYPEVTALRDLSRHDLDAAMVATLEQIMQWHFKRGGIVYPQSITTRNFLLNQ from the coding sequence ATGCGAATAGTATTATACGGCGGCGCATTTAATCCACCACACGCAGGTCATCGCGCGGCACTGCAATCCTTTTCGCGAGCCTTACACCCCGACTTACTGCTCGTTATGCCGACAGGCCAGTCAACACATAAGCCCATGCCGGAATGTTCGCCAACACCAACACAGCGTTTAAAACTTTGCAACATCATGTTCGGCAACATTCAAAACATAGAAATCTCCACCGATGAAATGGCACAAAACGGTGCAAACTACACCGTTGACACTGTGCAGCGGTTACAAGCGCGCTACCCAAACGCGCAAATCACTGTGGCGCTGGGCGGCGATATGTTGTTGGCTCTACACCAATGGTATGATGTAAAGTTATTATGTCAACTTGTCGATTTTGCTGTATTGTCTCGTGAAGAGAACATCAACCGCGATGACATCGCGCTTCAACGACAAGCGACGTATATGCAGGCAACGTATCAGGCAAAGATAACACTCGTGCCGCATGACCCTATTGAGGCGGGTTCATATGCATTGCGCCAACAGCTTATGCGTGGTGAAGACAGTCCTTTATTGTCCCCCGTGATGACATATATCGACACCCACAATTTATACCGGCACCCGTCCAAGCGCCTCTCCATTGCCAAAATTGAGCAGCTCGTGCGCGAAATCTTATCGCCGAAACGCTGGCAGCACAGCCTTGGAACTGCCGAAACAGCAGCGGACTTAGCGCGTTGCCACGGCGTGAATGAAGACGACGCCTACCGCGCCGGACTGTGGCACGATTTCACCAAAGAAGAAAATTTGCAAAAACAGTTGCAAATTTGTCATAGCTATGGTATTATGTCAAGTGTTGACGAAAATTTGAACTTGTTGCACAGCTATTCGTCCGCATGCTTGGCATTTGATGTCTACGGTGAAAGCCGTGCCGTAGCAATGGCGATTGCGGCACATGTCTGCGGGCAAATTGGCATGAGCCAATTGGCAAAATGTGCTTATCTCGCCGATAAGACAGAGCCAGGGCGCAACTACCCTGAAGTAACGGCGTTGCGTGACTTGTCACGCCATGACTTAGACGCCGCAATGGTTGCCACGTTAGAGCAAATTATGCAATGGCACTTCAAACGCGGTGGTATTGTGTATCCGCAAAGTATCACAACACGTAACTTTTTGTTGAATCAGTGA
- a CDS encoding LCP family protein produces MKKGLYLNDNANESPRNQLRRAEKSLPPPMSQRAQGKRTLIQLGIMGFLVALMVGSLFMPAFVGSLAFDETQIQATPRPTPSFTNDEEHDDTFLDFDNEDFGLGNEDSLGMGQVSADVDENPIGESAVDAADVDTSGEYASGEDPADENTVLTPFENDPYGELLVLFDTQQPLLFYLHAAETFSSDEDAVLHEARGPLVALLLLFALLYIILISGFLYLVIGGRYAIIGRLAMVISAIVLAIVHFLLFVGIASRVDGLFPLANLLSVLTAIGLLVMCFIVRVPRRRFPRATAAFIAILLFVPTLPAVGSVMAWNATVNNGIRAPEGPGPDIGNWIPPEDEAQNLIPVSENRDGVFTFVIVGTDWGDPLTDTILVATFDTNENTLNVLSVPRDTQIARPNGSLRKINEAYLIGLGNDHNVHNGFMQLRMDLQRTIGIAPQYYFVVSLNAFKQLIDAFGGVYFDVPQNMRWTDSSQDLFINLQRGYQHLDGYHALHLVRFRSYQTGDKRRMEVTQEFLAALFEQATEDINLNTITSSIVIAEQNTYTNLRQNELFWFAERIARLDGNDINFHMMPGDYFAWYRHVSYVIVDAANRQELIDIVNTYMNPTDVEVTAADLDLSTRKDDTNPWYSRNR; encoded by the coding sequence ATGAAAAAAGGGCTTTACCTAAACGATAACGCCAACGAGTCGCCAAGAAATCAATTGCGACGCGCAGAGAAGTCACTCCCTCCCCCCATGTCTCAGCGTGCGCAAGGCAAACGCACGCTCATTCAACTTGGTATAATGGGATTTCTTGTTGCGCTAATGGTTGGCAGTTTGTTCATGCCGGCATTTGTTGGCTCGCTTGCTTTCGACGAAACGCAAATCCAAGCCACGCCGCGTCCGACCCCGTCTTTCACTAACGATGAGGAACATGATGACACATTCCTTGATTTTGACAACGAAGACTTTGGTTTGGGTAACGAAGATTCGCTTGGCATGGGTCAAGTGTCAGCCGACGTCGATGAGAATCCGATAGGCGAGTCAGCGGTTGACGCAGCAGATGTTGATACGTCTGGCGAATATGCCTCCGGCGAAGACCCGGCCGATGAAAATACAGTTCTGACCCCTTTCGAAAACGACCCGTACGGCGAACTTCTTGTTCTTTTTGATACGCAGCAACCACTGTTGTTCTACCTCCACGCCGCCGAGACATTTTCAAGCGATGAAGATGCCGTGTTGCATGAGGCGCGAGGACCGTTGGTTGCCTTGCTGTTACTTTTCGCGCTATTATATATTATTCTGATTTCCGGATTCTTATATCTAGTAATTGGTGGCCGCTACGCCATAATTGGACGCCTTGCCATGGTTATCTCGGCAATTGTGTTGGCGATTGTACACTTTCTGCTGTTTGTCGGCATCGCCAGCCGAGTTGACGGGTTGTTCCCATTGGCTAATTTACTTTCGGTATTGACGGCCATCGGTTTGCTTGTGATGTGCTTTATTGTGCGCGTGCCGCGGCGGAGATTTCCTCGTGCCACAGCTGCTTTTATTGCCATTCTGCTGTTTGTGCCGACATTACCTGCCGTTGGTTCGGTGATGGCGTGGAACGCCACGGTCAACAACGGCATCCGCGCACCGGAAGGGCCAGGGCCGGATATAGGCAACTGGATACCGCCCGAGGACGAAGCACAAAATCTCATTCCCGTTTCGGAAAACCGCGATGGTGTATTTACTTTTGTCATTGTTGGTACAGACTGGGGTGATCCATTGACCGATACCATACTTGTTGCCACATTTGATACCAATGAGAACACGCTGAATGTGTTAAGTGTGCCACGTGATACGCAAATCGCACGCCCCAACGGCAGTTTGCGCAAAATCAATGAAGCCTATTTAATCGGGCTCGGCAACGACCACAATGTCCACAACGGCTTTATGCAATTGCGTATGGACTTGCAGCGCACCATCGGCATCGCACCGCAATATTACTTTGTTGTCAGCCTTAACGCTTTCAAACAGCTGATTGACGCCTTTGGCGGCGTGTATTTCGATGTACCACAAAATATGCGTTGGACAGACAGTTCACAAGACCTCTTTATCAACTTGCAACGCGGCTACCAACATTTGGACGGTTATCACGCCCTGCACTTGGTGCGCTTCCGTTCCTATCAAACCGGCGATAAGCGGCGTATGGAGGTTACGCAAGAATTCCTTGCGGCACTTTTCGAGCAAGCTACTGAAGACATTAACTTAAACACAATCACCAGTTCCATTGTCATTGCCGAACAGAATACGTACACCAATCTACGGCAAAATGAGCTGTTTTGGTTTGCCGAGCGGATTGCGCGCTTAGATGGCAATGACATTAATTTCCATATGATGCCGGGTGACTATTTCGCTTGGTATCGCCATGTTTCATATGTCATTGTCGATGCCGCAAACCGCCAAGAACTCATTGACATCGTCAACACCTATATGAATCCGACTGATGTGGAGGTTACGGCCGCCGATTTGGATTTATCGACGAGAAAAGACGACACCAATCCTTGGTACAGTAGAAATAGATAG
- the rsfS gene encoding ribosome silencing factor, translating into MTPYEIAQKLFAIAEDRKAKDVRLLEITDLTVLADYFLICTANSTTHIKTMADEMALRLKELGEPARNIEGHGKNVWLLLDFGCVVVHLFLPEAREFYSLDRVWADAKLVSH; encoded by the coding sequence ATGACACCATATGAAATTGCGCAAAAGCTCTTTGCCATTGCCGAGGACCGCAAAGCAAAGGATGTGCGTTTGCTGGAAATCACCGATTTGACGGTACTTGCCGATTATTTTTTGATTTGCACTGCCAACTCGACAACACATATCAAGACAATGGCCGACGAAATGGCATTGCGCCTTAAAGAACTTGGCGAACCTGCACGCAACATTGAAGGACACGGCAAAAATGTCTGGTTACTGCTTGATTTCGGCTGTGTTGTGGTGCATCTGTTTCTGCCTGAAGCACGGGAGTTTTATAGCTTGGATCGCGTGTGGGCAGATGCGAAGTTAGTGAGTCATTAA
- the leuS gene encoding leucine--tRNA ligase yields the protein MSAYTPNAIESKWFKAWQNHRIFEAQTGSSKEKLYLLVEFPYPSAQGLHVGHPRPYTALDIVARMRRMQGYNVLFPMGWDAFGLPTENFAIKNKVPPADITAQNIINFRRQCDMMGFSFDWSREVSTTDPSYYKWTQWIFLQMFKHGLAYKTEMPVNWCMSCKCVLANEEVIDGACERCGAEVERRQKSQWMLKITAYAQRLIDDLNNVDYPERVKAQQCNWIGRSEGTQVSFLASAEAGRELEYLQIFTTRPDTLFGATYMVIAPEHPFVENNKAAIENYAEAEAYRIQAAKKSDFERTELQKEKSGVRLQGVHAVNPVNGAEIPIFISDYVLASYGTGAIMAVPGHDERDWEFAKTFNLSIVEVISGGNVQEGAYTGDGVLVNSDFLNGLSVAEAKQKATQWLQDKDLGESKVNFKLRDWVFARQRYWGEPIPIVHCPTCGIVPLPEDQLPLVLPEVQSYEPTDTGESPLSALREWVEISCPACGEPAERETDTMPQWAGSSWYFLRYCDPHNDKALASQKSLSYWTPVDWYNGGMEHTTLHLLYSRFWHKFLYDIGIAPTVEPYAKRTSHGMILAEDGEKMSKSRGNVVSPDDVVAQHGADTLRLYIMFIGDFEKAACWSSQAIKGCRRFLDRVWALQERVVTGDNYTATLESVIHKAIKKITHDVLELKYNTAIATLMALCNDMYKQKSVTQAEFDALLTLLHPFAPHITEELWTLSGNDTLLAQQSWPTYDEAKTADATVTIAVQVNGKMRGTVTLPANVPQEDAVAAAMALDKAIAHFSGRNPPKIIYVPNKIVNLIG from the coding sequence ATGTCAGCATACACACCAAATGCCATTGAGTCTAAGTGGTTCAAGGCATGGCAAAATCACAGAATATTTGAAGCGCAGACAGGCTCGAGCAAAGAGAAACTCTACTTGCTCGTTGAGTTTCCCTACCCTTCGGCGCAAGGCTTGCACGTCGGTCATCCTCGCCCATATACAGCGTTGGATATTGTGGCGCGCATGCGACGTATGCAGGGCTATAACGTCCTGTTCCCAATGGGGTGGGATGCTTTTGGTTTGCCAACTGAGAATTTTGCTATAAAAAACAAGGTGCCTCCCGCCGACATCACGGCGCAAAATATTATCAACTTCCGTCGCCAATGTGATATGATGGGCTTTTCGTTCGATTGGTCGCGGGAAGTTTCAACGACAGACCCGTCTTATTATAAATGGACGCAGTGGATTTTTCTGCAAATGTTCAAACACGGACTGGCGTATAAAACAGAAATGCCGGTTAACTGGTGCATGTCGTGCAAATGTGTATTGGCAAATGAAGAAGTTATTGATGGTGCTTGTGAGCGCTGCGGCGCAGAGGTCGAGCGCCGACAAAAGAGCCAATGGATGTTGAAAATTACTGCCTATGCTCAGCGGCTGATTGATGATTTGAACAACGTCGATTATCCCGAGCGCGTCAAAGCACAGCAATGCAATTGGATTGGTCGCAGCGAAGGGACACAAGTGTCGTTTTTGGCCTCTGCGGAGGCAGGACGAGAGTTGGAATATTTGCAAATTTTCACCACCCGCCCCGATACACTGTTCGGTGCGACCTATATGGTCATTGCGCCGGAGCATCCGTTTGTTGAAAATAACAAAGCTGCTATCGAAAACTACGCTGAAGCTGAAGCATATCGCATCCAAGCGGCGAAAAAGTCCGATTTTGAACGCACCGAACTACAAAAAGAGAAATCGGGTGTGCGCCTGCAAGGTGTACATGCCGTCAATCCCGTCAACGGAGCTGAAATTCCGATTTTTATCAGTGATTACGTACTGGCCAGCTACGGCACAGGTGCCATTATGGCTGTTCCGGGGCATGATGAACGCGACTGGGAATTTGCTAAAACGTTCAATTTGTCGATTGTTGAGGTTATTTCCGGCGGCAATGTCCAGGAAGGAGCATATACTGGCGACGGCGTATTGGTCAACTCTGATTTCCTCAACGGCTTATCTGTCGCCGAAGCCAAGCAAAAAGCCACACAATGGTTGCAAGACAAAGATTTAGGCGAATCGAAAGTCAATTTTAAGTTGCGCGACTGGGTCTTTGCACGTCAACGCTATTGGGGCGAACCCATACCGATTGTTCATTGTCCAACGTGCGGTATAGTACCGTTGCCGGAAGATCAATTACCGTTGGTTTTGCCCGAAGTGCAATCCTACGAGCCAACCGATACGGGCGAATCCCCGCTGTCAGCGTTGCGTGAATGGGTGGAAATTTCCTGCCCTGCTTGCGGCGAACCCGCTGAACGCGAAACCGACACAATGCCGCAATGGGCGGGTTCATCGTGGTATTTTCTGCGCTACTGCGACCCGCATAATGATAAGGCTTTGGCCTCCCAAAAATCGTTGAGCTACTGGACACCGGTGGACTGGTACAACGGTGGCATGGAACATACCACCTTGCACTTGCTGTATTCGCGGTTTTGGCATAAGTTTTTGTACGATATTGGCATTGCACCAACTGTCGAGCCTTACGCCAAACGTACCAGCCACGGCATGATTTTAGCCGAGGACGGCGAAAAAATGAGCAAGTCACGTGGGAATGTTGTCAGCCCCGATGACGTTGTGGCCCAGCATGGCGCGGACACGTTGCGGCTATACATCATGTTCATCGGCGATTTTGAGAAAGCTGCATGCTGGTCGAGCCAAGCCATTAAGGGTTGCCGGCGATTCTTAGATCGCGTATGGGCGTTACAAGAGCGTGTTGTTACCGGCGATAATTATACGGCAACATTAGAAAGCGTCATTCACAAGGCAATCAAGAAAATCACACATGACGTATTGGAATTGAAGTACAACACGGCAATTGCGACCTTAATGGCATTATGCAATGATATGTACAAGCAAAAGTCAGTCACCCAGGCGGAGTTTGATGCCTTGCTGACTTTACTACACCCTTTTGCGCCGCATATTACCGAGGAACTATGGACATTGAGCGGCAACGATACTTTGCTGGCACAGCAATCTTGGCCAACGT